The DNA sequence CCAGTCGCCTTTCAGGTAGTGGATGCCCCTGCGGGCGAAGGCATCGGTGACGATCGCGCTGCTCAGCGCCAGTTTTTCATTGGCGAGACAGGTGATGCACCAGTCGGCGGTCACGTTCACGAACACTGCCTTGCCCTGGGCGCGCAGCTGCGCGAGGCGCGCCGGATCGTAGTTTTCCCAGTTGGCGCTGGCGTCGGGGCCTTCCACAGCCGGCTTTGCTGCCAGCAGCGGCGAGCGCAGCACCAGCAGCGCAAGCAACAGCACTGCCACGGCGAGCGCGCGCAGAAGCAAGGAATGTTTGTGGCGCGAGGCGCGCTCCCGGATCCACAACCCGAGCGCCAGCAGCACGCAGCCGCCAGCCACGGCGGCCATGCCGTTGACTCCACTCTGCTTGCCGAGCACCCATAACAACCAGACCACGGCACCATAGAGCGGGAAGGCCAGCAGTTGCTTGAAACCTTCCATCCAGGCGCCGGGTTTGGGCAGGCGCCGCAGGGTCGCGGGGCTCAGCGTCAGCAGCAGGAATGGCGCTGCCATGCCGAAACCGAGCGCGGCAAAGATGGTCAGCGCCGTAACTGCCGGTTGCGTCATGGCGAAGCCGAGCGCGCTACCCATGAATGGCGCCGAGCACGGACTGGCCACCACCGTTGCCAGTACCCCGGTAAAAAAGGAGCCCGCGTAACCCGATTTCGCGGCCAGCGAGTTGCCGACGCCCATGATTCCGGCACCGAGGTTGATCATGCCCGAGAGCGACAGGCCCAGCACGAAGAACAGGTAGGCCAGTGCGGCGACAAAGGTCGGCGACTGCAGGTGGAAGCCCCAGCCGATCGCCGCGCCAGCCTGGCGCAAACCGATCAACAGAGCGGCCACCGCCATGAAGCTGAGGACCACGCCCGCGGTATAGACCAGACCGTGCATTGCCTGGCCGCCGCCAGCGCCGCCCTTGCCCGCGATACTGAGCACCTTGAGGGACAGCACCGGGAACACGCAGGGCATCAGGTTCAGGATCAGGCCGCCGAGTGCGGCGAGCAGCGCCATGTAGGCGAGCTCGGCAGCACTGACGGTTGCGCTCGGGGCTGGCGTCGGCATCGGGGCAGGTGCATGCACCCAGGGCGCGGTCGTGGTTTCCAGCACCGTGCCGGCGGCCGCGTCGAGCGTGAAGATTTGTTTGCGCGGCGGGTAGCAGAGCCCGGCATCGGCGCAGCCCTGCGATCGGACTTCGAGCGTCCGCACCGTGGCGCCGGGTAGTGGCAGGGTGACCGCAAGCGCACCGCGATAGACTTCCGTGGCGCCGAGATAGGCGTCTTCGTGCGCCTCGCCCGGTGGCAGTTGCACCTCGAGCGGGTGGCTTCCATCGGCGTCGCGCGTCGCGAAACCGAGGCGTTCGCGGTACAGGTAGTAGCCGGGGGTGATATCCCATTCAAACACCAGTTGCTGATCGCGGATGCTGGCACGCAGGGGGTAAGCCTGTTCGACCCGCAGGAAGCTCGTGCCGCCGCCGAGCTTGGGGCTGGGTGCCGGGCGAAGTTGCGGCAGCTCATCGGCTGCGCGCAGCGCGGAGCCGAACAGCAAGCAGGCTAAGATGAGCAGGATTCTCGGCATTTTGGCGCCTGTTGAGCTATTCGCGCCCCGGCCGTGCGCGTCGAAATCAGCATGGCAGGTATTCTAGCGAGAGTGTCGTACGGGTTTCGAGGGCGAATAATTACGCTCCTCGCCCGGAACGCTGTGGCACAATGCGAGTGAAGCTTCTGACCATGGATGAATCGACGATGTACCTGCTGCGGTGTGGCGCGATGGCGCTTCTGGCGGGTTCTGGCATCAACGCGACCGCCGCGACACTGGAACTGGACACGCCCTGGATGCGCGCGCCGGCGCCCGCACAGACGAATGCCGCGATCTATTTTCAACTGCGCAACAACGGCCCGCGGACCATGGTCCTGGATGGCGCGCAGGTCACCGGCGCGGCGAGCGCGGCGGTCCATGAGCACCGCCATGTGGATGGCCTGATGCGCATGAGCGAGGCAGGGCCGTTGCCGATCGCGCCTGGAACCGCGCTCAGGCTCGAACCCGGCGGATATCATCTGATGGTATTCGGCCTGGAAAAAACCCCGCTGGCGGGCGAGCGGGTGCCATTCTGTCTGCATTTTGCCGACGGCTCCGAGGAATGTGCCGCGGCGCTGGTCAAAGCGATTGGAGAGTAGTGTTATGGACGAGGCAAAAGCGCGGGCGATGCGCAAGACTCTGGCTCCGGGCAGCGGCATGGCGCTGGTGGTCGCGGTGCTGGTCGGGGTGTTTGCGCTCGGCTTCATCGGTGTCGGTGTGTACTGGTCGAGCGAACCGGCGCGCTTCGATGTGCGCGAGAACGCCGCGAGGTTTGCCGCCTCGCAGAACCGCCAGCTGGTGGTCGGCAGCGTGACCGTCGCGACCCTGGTGCGGGTTGCCGAAACCCTGCTCGACAAGCCGGGCGGCTACCTCAGCAACGACCTCGCACCGCCTGGCGTCTGGCTCGACAATATGCCGAACTGGGAGTTCGGCGTACTGGTGCAGGTGCGCGATCTCTCCAAGGCCATGCGCGAAACGCTGAGCCGCTCGCAGTCGCAGTCCACCGAAGATCCCGATCTGGCGCTGGCCGAACCCCAATTCAATTTCGACAGCTACTCCTGGCTGCTGCCCCCCTCGGAGAACGAGTACCGCCAGGGCATCCGCTCACTGGAAACCTATGCCCGGCGCCTGGCGGACCCGCAGAAGCCCGATGCCCAGTTCTATGCCCGCGCCGATAACCTGCGCTACTGGCTGGGCACGGTGGAGAGCCGTCTTGGCAGCCTGTCGCAGCGCCTCAGTTCGAGCGTCGGCAGGAAACGCCTCAACACGGACCTGGCCGGCGACAGTGCCGCACAGCAATCGACGCCTGCCGCGATGGAGGTGGAGACCAGGACGCCATGGGCCCGCATCGACGATGTGTTCTACGAGGCGCGTGGTACCTCGTGGGCGCTGATCCAGTTCCTCGAGGCGATAGAAGTGGATTTCGCCGACGTGCTGCAGAAAAAGAACGCCGTGGTGAGCCTGCGCCAGATCATCCGCGAGCTCGAAGGCACCCAGGAGCCGATGTGGAGCCCGCTGATCCTGAACGGCTCGGGCTTTGGTCCGCTGGCCAACCACTCGCTGGTGATGGCCTCGTATGTGTCGCGCGCCAATGCCGCGATCATCAACCTGCGCGAATTGCTGGCCCAGGGCTGAGGCCCGCTTCAGCGGGCGGTGTCGAACTCCTCGAGAATGCGCGCGTGTTCCGTCACCGGCAGACGCGGCCCGTAATGCATCACCAGCTGCGCTGCCGCATGGCTGGCCAGGCGGGCGGCCGCACCCGCGTCGTAGCCGGAAGTGATGCCATGGAGATAGGCGCCGGCAAACATGTCGCCGGCCCCGTTGGTGTCGATCGGGCGCACCTTTGGCGCCGCAACGCGGTGATAGCGCTGTCCGTCGAACACCAGGGCGCCGTCGGCGCCGAGGGTGATCGCAAATGAGCGCGCGATCGGACGCAGCGCCGCGGCCGCATCTTCGAGCACCTCACACCCGGTCCACTGCCGCGCCTCGGCCAGGTTGCAGAACAGCAGGTCGACACCGTCACCGAGCATCTCCTGCAGCCCTTCGTGGAAGTGCTCCACGATGCCGGGGTCGGAGAAGCTGAGCGCGGTGCGCACCCCGGCAGCCTCGGCGATGCGCCGTGCCGCGACCGCGGCAGCGCGCCCACTCGGAGATGTCACCAGGTATCCTCGATGTAGAGGAATTGCGAGGCGCGCAGGGCGGCCTCGTCGAGATCCCCGGCGGAGAGCGTCGAGCTGATGCCGAGAAAGGTGTTCATGGTGCGTTCGGCATCGGGCGTGATCATCACCAGGCATTTGCCGGTCACCCCGGGATCGCGGGCGGCGTGTGGGTTGGAGGCGACTCCCGCCCGCGCCAGATCCGCGAGATAGAAGCGCCCGTTCTCGTCGTCGGCCACCTTGCAGGTATAAAAGGCGCGTGAGCCGAAGCAGCACGCCGCGATCACCGAATTGGCCGCGGAGCCACCGCTGGCACGCCGTGAGGCAACCAGGTGTCCGCTGAGCAGTTCGAGCAACTGCTCCTGGCGTGGCTCGTCGACCAGTGTCATCAGGCCCTTGTCGATGCCTGCGTTGGCCAGAAACGTGTCTTCGATCGCGATTTCGGTATCGACAAGGGCGGCTCCCATGCCATAGACGTGGTATGTACTCATGCGATATTCCGTGGCCTGATGCGATCTGATGGCGCGCGATTATCGACGCCGGGCCGACCCCGCTCAAGGTGCAAAGCTGCATTTGTGGCACGCGCGGCTTGTCCTTACACTGACGCGCCATGCCCGCATCCGCCAAACCAAAGCCGGCCCGTCGCCCTGTGCGCAAGCCTTCACCTCCACCGCCGCGGCGCTGGCGCAGGGCATTGCTGCGGATAGTGCTTGCCGGCGTGGTGCTCGCACTCCCGGTGCTGATCTATCTCGATGCCTATATCCAGCGCGAGTTTTCCGGCAAGAAATGGGCGTTGCCGGCGCTGGTGTATGGACGCCCGCTGGAGGTCTATCGGGGAGCCCGGGTGTCGCCGCGCGCGATGGTCGACGAGTTGCAGACGCTGGGTTATCACGAGGCCCGCGGGGCCCTTGCGCCGGGCAGTTACAGCCTGCGCGATGCCAGCCTTGCGGTGGCTACCCGCGGTTTCCGTTTCTGGGACGGTGTAGAGCCGGCCCGGCAATTGCGCATCGGCTTCGATGCCGACGGTGTCAGCGCGCTGCAGGACGCGAGCGGCGCGGCGGTCGCGATCGCACGGCTCGAGCCGGTGCATATCGGCGGTATCTATCCCGCCCACAACGAGGACCGGATCCTGGTGCGGTTGACGGAGGTGCCACCGCTGCTGGTCAAGGCGTTGCTGGCCGTGGAGGACCGGGATTTCACCGCTCATCACGGGGTCTCGCCGCGCGGCATCATGCGGGCGCTGTGGGTGAACGTGCGCAGCGGTGCGGTCGAGCAGGGTGGCAGCACGCTGACCCAGCAACTGGTGAAGAATTTCTTCCTGACGCGCGAGCGCAGTTACAGCCGCAAGATTGCCGAGCTGGCGATGGCGGTGCTGCTCGAGCTGCATTACAGCAAGGACGAGATCCTCGAGGCGTACATCAACGAGATCTACCTCGGGCAGGACGGGCATCGTGCCATTCACGGCTTTGGGCTGGCCGCCCATTACTATTTCAACCGTCCGCTCCCGGAGCTCGAAGCGCAGCAGATCGCGCTGCTGGTAGCCCTGGTGCGCGGGCCCTCGTATTACGATCCGGGACGCCATCCGGAGCGTGCGCGCGAGCGCCGCAACCTGGTATTCCAGCACCTGGTCGAAGCCGGGGCGCTGAAACCGGAGGCCGCGCGCAAACTGGCGGCCTTGCCGCTCGGCGTCGATGATCGCGAGCGTTCGCGCTCGAAGATCTACCCGGCCTACCTGGACCTGGTGCGCCGCCAGCTGCGCGCCGACTACAGCGACCACGATCTCAGCTCCGAGGGACTGCAGGTATTTACCGGACTCGACCCGGCCGTGCAGCGTGCCGCGGAGCGTTCGCTGCAGGACACGCTGGCGGCCATCGAGCGCGATTTCGCGGCCCGCGGCAAGCCGCAGAAAGGGCTCGAAGGGGCGGTGGTGGTGACGCGTGTCGACAGCGGTGAAGTGCTGGCGCTGGTGGGTGGGCGTCATGCGCGGGGAGCGGGTTTCAACCGCGCGCTGGATGCCCTGCGCCCGGTCGGCTCGTTGATGAAGCCGGCGGTGTACCTCAGTGCGCTCGCCAGCGGGCGCTACACCCTGCTGTCGCCACTCGACGATTCGCCGCTTGCCTATCGCGGCAGTGACCGCAAAGTCTGGAGCCCGCGCAATTACGATCACAAGGACCACGGCATGGTGCGTCTGCACGATGCGCTCGCGCAGTCCTACAACCAGTCGACCGCCCGTCTCGGTCTCGAGATCGGGGTCGGGCGCGTGGTCGATACCATTCACCGCCTCGGCGTGGAGCGCGAGATCGCGGAGCTGCCATCGGTATTGCTCGGTGCGGTCGAGTTGAGCCCGATGGAAGTCGCCGGCATGTACCAGACGATCGCCTCGGGTGGCTTTGGCACGCCGCTGCGAGCGATACGCGAAGTGCTCGATGCCGACGGACAACCACTGAAGCGCTATCCGGTGGCGGTGGAGCAGAAGGTCAGCCAGTCCGCGGTATTCCTGCTCGAGTACGCGTTGCAGGAAGTGATGCGCAAGGGAACCGCGCGCTCGGCGTACCGGCGGTTGCCGGGATGGCTGAGCGTCGCCGGCAAGACCGGAACCACCGACGACCAGCGCGACAGCTGGTTTGCCGGTTATTCCGGCGATCTGCTCGCGGTGGTGTGGATCGGCCGCGACGACAACGGCGTGACCGCACTGACCGGCGCCACCGGCGCGTTGCCGGTGTGGTCCGGGCTGATGGCCGAGGTGAGCCGCGAACCCCTGCGCTCGCAGGCGCCCGCAGGCGTGGTAGAGGCCTGGATCGACGATGCCAGTGGCGGCATCAGTGCCGAGGGTTGTGCGGGTGCACTGCGGATGCCGTTCCTGAGTGGTACCGAGCCCGAATATCAGGCGGACTGTGGCGGTGGGGGCGTCCGCTGGCCATGGAGCAAACAGCAGCCGGCGCCGCCGGTGGATGCCACGGCACAGCCACGCGCCGCGCCGCAGGCCGAGGATTCGGTCGACAAGGAACAGGAGCGGTGGTGGAAGCGCTGGTTCGGTGGCTCCGGTTGAGCCCCCGGGCGTTGCAGCCACGCGCGCAGGCGGTCAGAATCCTCCGCTCCGCCACAGGAACCCGCAATGAACCATTGGTCGTATCGATTCGAGCGAAGCTTCGGTCAGGCACGCCGCCTGGGACTGGCACTGCTGGTGCTGGTACTCGCTGCCTGCTCCACTCCCTACGCGCGCGACACATCCTCGTCTCCTGCCGTGAGCGTGCCCGAGCCGGGCGCAGCGCGCGCGGGAGCGCACGCCGCGCCGGCGACAGCGCCCTCCGTGGCGCAGCCACATGCGGCGCCGGATAGCGGTCGGTTGCAGGCGGGCAGTGCCGCCCAGACGCCAGGCGGGTTTGGCGCGCAACCCGATTACCGGCCGGCCCCGAGCAGCAACAGTGCCGTCAACACGCTGCTCGCGCAGGCCGACGATGCGCGTCAGCAGGGCGATCTCGATGCCGCCATCGCGGCGGCGGAGCGGGCCTTGCGCATTGCGCCAGCGGATCCCGCCGTCTATTACCAGTTGGCCGTACTCCGGATGCAACGCGGCGACCTGGCCCTCGCCGATCAATTGGCACGCAAGGGGTTGAGCTACCAGCCGGACCCCGGCTTGCAGCTGCGGCTGCAGGAAATCATCGAGCGCGCGCGGCGCGGCATCACCGGCTAGTCTCGAGCCGCAAGCGCCCCCGCGCATCGCGCCGAAACTCCAGGCGACGGCTGATACACATCGGCAGTTCGTCGGCTTCATGGCTCACGTAGAGAATCTGGGTCGTGGAACCGGTCGCGATCCGGTCGATCAGCTCCAGCACGCGCCGCCGGTTGGCCTGGTCGAGCCCCGAGCACGGTTCGTCCAGCATCAATATCGGCGGTGATTTCACCATCGCGCGGGCAATCAACGCCAGCCGCTGTTCGCCAAAAGAAAGCGTATCGAAGCGCTCATCCGCCCTGGTGGCCAGCCCCAGCAGCGCCAGCCACTGCCGCGCCGTCTGCGTCTGCAACGGTCCGCAACTCTGATACAGGCCGAGCGTATCGAAGAAGCCGCTGGCAACCACCTCGAACACACTGCTGCGCCGGGGGTAGGAGAGGTGCAGCTGGTTGCTGACGATGCCGAATCGCTGCTTGATTTCCCAGACCGACTCGCCGCTGCCGCGCAAGCAGCCGAACACGCGGACCTGTTGGCCATACGCGCGGGGATTGTCACCCGCGATCAGCGCGAGCAGGGTCGACTTGCCGCATCCATTGGGACCGGCAATGCTCAGGTGCTCGCCGGGATCGAGACGCAGGCTGATCCCGTCCAGCACTTCGTTGTCACCAAAACGCGCGTGCACATCCGTCAGTTCGAGCAGCGGGCCGGCGGGGCGCGCGTGCGCTGCAGGGTCGAGCGGTGCCGGAAGCGCGGTGGCCGCGGGTGCATGGTCACCGGACAGGTGCCTCAGCTGCGGGTGCCGAAGCACCCGGGCGCGGGGGCCGCTGGCAAGCACTACACCGTGATCGAGCAACAGCACATGGGTGATCGCACCGGGGATATCCTGCGGGCGGCGCGTCAGCAGCAGGACATGCGTGGGGCCCGCGAGCAGTTCCGCGAGCAGCGTGCGCAGCATGGTTCGCGCGCCCGCGTCCACGCCTTCGAACGGGTTGTCGAGTACCAGCACGGCGGGTTTGCGCAGCAACTCGCGGGCGATCAGCGTGCGGCGCATCTCGCCACTCGACAGGAAGCGTATGCCGCGCTCCATCAGGGCTGCGATGCCCAGCCGCCCGGCGACGTGATCGATTTCGGTGGTGTCGTCGCCGGCGCCGGCACCAAGCAATGCGCGCACCGTGGTGCCTGCATCCACCGCGGTCTCCAGGAATTCGCTGATATCGTGCTGTGCGTCGAGATCGCACAGTGCCTTTTGGCGCTCGAACGATACCCAGCCGATATCGCGCGCGGGCTCGATGCCGGCGCTGAATTCGATCCTGCCGCTGCTCGGACGCAGGCTGCCGGCAAGCAATTGCACCAGCGCGGTCTTGCCGGCCCCATTGGCTCCGAGGACGGCCCATTGCTGGTCCGTGGCAAGCGTCCAGTCGAGGTCGCGGAAGAACATTCGCCCCTGCAGCCGCAGGCAGACGCGGCTCAGGCGTAGCCAAGCGGCCATTTTTCCCCTCGTTGTCATTGAATCAAACCCGGCTTTGACCTCAAATACAGGGTCAAATGTAACCGACGCCGCTGCTCCGTGGCGATGAACCCTGTATTGTTCAGGCTGCCTGGTGCGCAGTTCCCGGGGAGCAGATTCAGTCGCGCCGGCGCAAGGAAGAAACCATGAATGACGACGAAATCCCGGACGGACAGGATGCGCTGAGCGATATTCGCATCGCCACGCAGTTGCTCGAAGCCCACCAGCCGCGGCGCAAGCTGGTGCGTCGCTGGATGGCACGCTCGGCGGTCGGTGTGTACCTGGATGAGCAGGGCGGCAATGGTCTGCACGCGCTGATGATCAAGCGGGCCGAGCGGGTGGGCGATCCATGGTCCGGCCATATGGCGTTTCCGGGCGGGCGCAAGGATCGCGCGGACCGCAACACGCTGGATACCGCCAAGCGCGAGACACGGGAGGAGATCGCGCTCGACGCGGACCTGCATGCCGGGCTCCTCGGGCGGCTGTCGGATATCGTCACTCACCCGCGTCTGCGCAGCGCGCCGATGGTGATCACGCCATACGTGTTCCGGCTGTATTCCGTGCCGCAGCTGGTGCCAAACCATGAAGTCGACGAAGTGCTGTGGGTGCCGCTGGCGTTCCTGGCCGATCGCTCGAATCGCGAGAAGATGCGCTGGGCGCCCAACGGCATCCCCATCGAGTTGCCCTGCTACATGTATCGCGACAGGCGTATCTGGGGTCTGTCGCTGATGATGCTCGACGAGTTGCTGGATGCGTTGTCGTGACAAAGAATGCTAAAGTCGCGCGCCCGTTCATTGCCCGCCCGCCGTGCCTGTCCCGCAGTTCGCCGGCGTCGTGCTTCACACGATAATCACCGGCCTGGAGTCGTTCACGGATGCGGAACCGATTGCTGAATGCCTATCAGCGGCTGTTGTTGTCGCGCCCTTGGCTGAGCCTCGGCGTGATCGCGCTGCTGATCGTGCTGTTTGCGGTACGCATTCCGGAACTCAGGCTGGAGGCATCCGCCGATACCCTGGTGCTGGAGGGGGACAAGGCGCTCGAGTTCTATCGCGAGATCGGCAAACGCTTCGGTTCGCAGAGCTTCCTGGTGATCACCTACCGTCCGTTGCACGAGGATCTGATGTCCGATGCGGTGCTCGGGCGCATTGCCGCGTTGCGCGCGGAGTTGCAGCAGCTCGAGAACGTCCGCGCCGTCACCAGCATCCTCGACGTACCCCTGCTCTACAGTCCGCCGATATCGTTCACCGATATCGGCGAGCCCATGCATACGCTGCGCGATGCGGGGGTGGACCGCGAGCTCGCGCGCCGCGAGTTTCTCGAAAGCCCGATCTATCGTGAACTCATTCTCGGCGACGACGGGCAGGAAACCGCGCTGCAGGTCACGTTGAAACCCGACCTCGAGTGGGATGCACTGCTCGAGCGGCGCGAGATTTTGCGCAGCAAGCGCGGACAGGGCTTCTTCAGCGCCGAGGAAAAACGCGAACTCGAGCGCGTCGAGAGCGAATTCGCGACGCGGTCGGTGATCGTGCAGGACCAGCAGCGTCGCTATATCGAGCAGGTGCGCGGCATTCTCGAGCGCTATCGCGCGGATGCGAGCATTTTTCTCGGCGGCGTGCCGATGATAGCGGTCGACATGATCGCATTTGCGCAGAATGACCTCGAGAGATTCGGCGGCGCCATTCTCGGCATCATGCTGCTGGTGCTGGCGCTGATTTTCCGGCGCGCCGTGTGGGTGCTGATTCCGCTCACGGCCTGCGCATCGACCTGCCTGCTGATGCTCGGACTGATCGCCTGGAACCAGTGGCCGCTCACGGTGGTGTCCTCGAATTTCGTGCCATTGCTGCTGATCCTGTCGCTGGCGATCACCATTCACCTGATCAATTACTACCGCGAACAGTTCGAGGTGCGCCCGGACGCGCCGCACGAAGAGCTGGTGCTCGATACCGTTCGTTTCATGATCACCCCGATTGTCTATACCTCCGCCACCACCGGCGTGGCGTTTGCCTCGTTTGTCGTGAGCGGCATCAAGCCGGTAATCGATTTTGGCTGGATGATGACGATTGGCATTGCGGTGTCGATGCTGGTGGCGTTCACGCTGGTGCCGGTGCTTTTGCTGCTGGCCGGAAAGCCCGCGGCGAAGCCCGCAGGCAGCAGCCACGACCCGTTTGCGCTGGTCATGGCGCGCATGGTGGTGCATCACGGCAACGCGGTGCTGCTGGTCTCGCTGTTGCTGCTGATCGTGGGCCTGGTCGGGCTGAGCCGGCTGCAGGTCGAGAACCGCTTCATCGATTATTTCGACCAGTCGACCGAAATATATCGCGGCATGGAGCTGATCGACCGCGAACTCGGCGGCACCATTCCACTGTCGATCGTGCTGGATATCGATGTGCCGTCCGCGCTGCCGGAACTGCCGCCTGCGGCGGACGAGTTCAGCGATGATTTCGATGATGAACCGGCCACGGATTCCGGCGATGAATTCGCCGACGATTTCGATGATGCGGAGGCGTCCGCCGGTGCCAACCCAGTGGATCCGTGGTTCACGGTCTATGGACTGCAGCGGGTAAAGGAAGTCCATGATTACCTGGAGTCGCTGCCGGAAGTCGGCAAGGTACTGTCGCTGGGTACCGTTTACGATGTGGCGAACGATCTGCTGGGAGGTGGCGTCGATGACATCCAGCTCGCCATTGCCTACCGCAGCCTGCCAGAGGATATGCGCAAGCTGTTGCTCGATCCGTTCCTGTCGCGTGCTACCAGCCAGGCGATGATATCGCTGCGCATCAAGGAAACCAGCGCAGGGCTGCGCCGCGACGAGTTGCTCAAGCGCATCCGCTCCCACCTGGTCGACAAACTCGGCTTTGCGCCCGACAAGATGCACATGACCGGCATGCTGGTGCTCTACAACAACGTGCTGCAGAGCCTGTTCCGTTCGCAGATCCTGACGATCGGCGTGACCTTCCTGGTCATCCTGATGATGTTCCTGGTGCTGTTCCGCTCGGTCTACCTGTCGCTGCTGGCATTGGCACCCAACCTGCTCGCGGCGGGCGTGGTGCTCGGCACCATGGGCCTCACCGGAGTGCCGCTCGACGTGATGACGATAACGATCGCCGCGATCGTGGTCGGTATCGGTGTCGATGACTGTATCCACTACGTGTTTCGTTTCAGGCACGAATTCGCGATCGACCACGATTACGTGGCCGCCACCTACCGCAGTCATGGCAGTATCGGCAAGGCGATGTATTACACCTCGGTCACGATCGTCGCGGGATTCTCGATCCTGGCGCTTTCGAACTTCCGCCCGAGTATCTATTTCGGCGTGCTGACGGCCTTCGCGATGGTGGTCGCGATGCTCGGCGGCCTGCTGTTGTTGCCACGCCTGATTCTCCTGTTCAAGCCGCTCGGACCGGATCAGGCGCGGGAAGCCCCGGTCGATGCCGCGGTGATCGCCGGTGATTGAGCGGGTCACGACGGAAGGGGAAGAGCTTGCGCTGTTCCCGCTGCGCTCGGTGCTGTTGCCGGGAGCGCGCATGGCGTTGCAGATTTTCGAGCCGCGCTATCTCGACCTGGTCAGCCACTGCATGAAAAACGACTGCGGTTTCGGCATCGTGCGCATTACCGAGGGGCACGAGATCATTCTTGCGCAGGGCAGCGAACCGCCCGCCACCGCACGGGTCGGCACGCTGGCGCGGATCGTGGATTGGGACGCTCTGCCGGGGGGCAGGTTGCGGATCACCATCGAGGGCGGGCGCCGGTTTCGGGTGGCTTCCCGGCGCCTTGCGCCTGACCGGCTGATGTACGGCGGAATCGACTGGCTGCCGGATGCGGCCGCGCTGCCGCTCGCCGACGATTATGTCCATCTGCAGGAAATAATGAGTGGGCTGGCAGAGCATCCGGCGCTCGCGCGTCTCGGGGTGAGCGGTGCGCAGCCCGACAGCGCGCATCTCGCCTACGCGCTTGCGCAGTACCTGCCACTCGACGAGGACGACCGCTACGCGGTGCTGCTCGAGCAGGATCCGTTGCGTGGCCTGGAATTTCTCGCTCGCATCGTGCGCGAGCTCGGCGGCATGAGCTGATTGCAGGAAATTCGTGACAGTGAACTTTTTCGAGTCCCATGAAAAAGTTCACCATCACCAATTTTTGCGTGGATTTC is a window from the Gammaproteobacteria bacterium genome containing:
- a CDS encoding CoA pyrophosphatase encodes the protein MNDDEIPDGQDALSDIRIATQLLEAHQPRRKLVRRWMARSAVGVYLDEQGGNGLHALMIKRAERVGDPWSGHMAFPGGRKDRADRNTLDTAKRETREEIALDADLHAGLLGRLSDIVTHPRLRSAPMVITPYVFRLYSVPQLVPNHEVDEVLWVPLAFLADRSNREKMRWAPNGIPIELPCYMYRDRRIWGLSLMMLDELLDALS
- a CDS encoding MMPL family transporter, whose translation is MRNRLLNAYQRLLLSRPWLSLGVIALLIVLFAVRIPELRLEASADTLVLEGDKALEFYREIGKRFGSQSFLVITYRPLHEDLMSDAVLGRIAALRAELQQLENVRAVTSILDVPLLYSPPISFTDIGEPMHTLRDAGVDRELARREFLESPIYRELILGDDGQETALQVTLKPDLEWDALLERREILRSKRGQGFFSAEEKRELERVESEFATRSVIVQDQQRRYIEQVRGILERYRADASIFLGGVPMIAVDMIAFAQNDLERFGGAILGIMLLVLALIFRRAVWVLIPLTACASTCLLMLGLIAWNQWPLTVVSSNFVPLLLILSLAITIHLINYYREQFEVRPDAPHEELVLDTVRFMITPIVYTSATTGVAFASFVVSGIKPVIDFGWMMTIGIAVSMLVAFTLVPVLLLLAGKPAAKPAGSSHDPFALVMARMVVHHGNAVLLVSLLLLIVGLVGLSRLQVENRFIDYFDQSTEIYRGMELIDRELGGTIPLSIVLDIDVPSALPELPPAADEFSDDFDDEPATDSGDEFADDFDDAEASAGANPVDPWFTVYGLQRVKEVHDYLESLPEVGKVLSLGTVYDVANDLLGGGVDDIQLAIAYRSLPEDMRKLLLDPFLSRATSQAMISLRIKETSAGLRRDELLKRIRSHLVDKLGFAPDKMHMTGMLVLYNNVLQSLFRSQILTIGVTFLVILMMFLVLFRSVYLSLLALAPNLLAAGVVLGTMGLTGVPLDVMTITIAAIVVGIGVDDCIHYVFRFRHEFAIDHDYVAATYRSHGSIGKAMYYTSVTIVAGFSILALSNFRPSIYFGVLTAFAMVVAMLGGLLLLPRLILLFKPLGPDQAREAPVDAAVIAGD
- a CDS encoding LON peptidase substrate-binding domain-containing protein; its protein translation is MIERVTTEGEELALFPLRSVLLPGARMALQIFEPRYLDLVSHCMKNDCGFGIVRITEGHEIILAQGSEPPATARVGTLARIVDWDALPGGRLRITIEGGRRFRVASRRLAPDRLMYGGIDWLPDAAALPLADDYVHLQEIMSGLAEHPALARLGVSGAQPDSAHLAYALAQYLPLDEDDRYAVLLEQDPLRGLEFLARIVRELGGMS